The Acidobacteriota bacterium genome segment GCTCACCGAGCTGATTCGGAGATCGACGGGGCTTTCGACCGGCGAGTGGAGTTCGGCCACGATCTCGTCGCCCAGGACGACCGCCGTCCACAGTCCGCCGAAGGCGTTGCGGTCCTCCGCGGTGTACGGCCCCTGTACCCCTGATCCATCGGGGGCATGAACCCAGAAGGTGGCGCCCGCCGGGAGGTCGAACTGCTCCATGCCGAGGCTCAAGCTGAGGGCCCCCGGAGAAGAGAGGCGAAGCCGCCACAACCTCGATCCGTCGTCGAGGGTCTCCCAGGTGCCGCTGGCGTCGGTTGTGAGAGCGACCGTGTGGTTGATCGCGTATCTCGTCGGTGCGGGCACGTTCGACTGTCGCAGCACGGCATCCTCCGCGAGCAGTCGTTGGACGTCGACCGGCGGCATTCCCCGCCGCTCGATCGCGTCGAGGCTCCTGACGTCCGGGAGCGCACTGCGCGGAATCCGGCTGGCGCCCGCGGCGTGGACCGCCGGCGGGCCCGCGAGAACCATCACTGCAGCGATCAGCATCGCCGACGGGAATCGAAGTGCTCTGCGAAGATTCATGTGTTCCACCTCAATCTACAGACTGGCGCCGTCCTCCTTCCGGACGGGTGCCGCTGTTGTCTGGTGCGTCCACTGTCAGATAGTCACGAGTCTTCGATGGTGATCCGCTCTACCTTGACCGGGGTCAGCGGCCGGTCCTGTGCACTCGTCTTCGAGGACTCGATGGCCTCGACCACATCCATGCCTTCGATCAGCTTGCCGAAGACGGGATGCTTCGATTGACCGGGCGAAAACCAGTCGAGGAAGCTGTTGTGCTTGGTGTTGATGAAGAACTGCGACCCGCCGCTGTTGGGTCGTCCGGTGTTCGCCATCGACAGGGTGCCGGGTTCGTTCGAGATCTTCGCGTCCTCCGGGTGTTCGTCGGCAATCGTGCCGTGCGGAGGGCCTCCCGTGCCGCAGCGCGGGCTGTCCGGGTCCGAAGAGTGGGGGCAGCCGAACTGGATCATGAAGTCCTTGATGACCCGGTGGAAATGAAGCCCGTCATAAAAGCCGCTCTTTGCCAGCGAGATGAAGTTTTCGGCGGTAATGGGCATCTGGTCAAGAAAGATCTCGGCCTTGAAAGTACCCAGGGAAGTCTCGAACGTCGCGGTCGGGTTGGCCATTCTTTTTCTCCTCTTTTGCCGCAAGTGTCGCGCGGTCGTTTCACAATAACACGCGGTGAATTCGGAAGTCGGAAGTCGGAATTCGGGATTGTATAGCAGAGGTGTCCGATTGTCGCGCCTGGCGCTCGAAAAATCCTCGTGGCAATGGTTTGGAGAAAGCAGCCTTCCCTCCCGTCGCGTGCAGGCTAGACTGGGTCTTGGAGGCACGATGGTTTTGATGCGGCGCGTGCTGGTGTTGGTCCTTCTCG includes the following:
- a CDS encoding peptidylprolyl isomerase encodes the protein MANPTATFETSLGTFKAEIFLDQMPITAENFISLAKSGFYDGLHFHRVIKDFMIQFGCPHSSDPDSPRCGTGGPPHGTIADEHPEDAKISNEPGTLSMANTGRPNSGGSQFFINTKHNSFLDWFSPGQSKHPVFGKLIEGMDVVEAIESSKTSAQDRPLTPVKVERITIEDS